Proteins from one Legionella taurinensis genomic window:
- a CDS encoding AtpZ/AtpI family protein: MEFKNSKKELEQQVKRNVRKMNKAKKEKSTLLAQTVYLGTLGFVFVLPIIAGAYLGVWLDEKIKGYSISWTINLIIVGVIIGAINVYLLIKD, encoded by the coding sequence ATGGAATTTAAAAATTCGAAAAAGGAACTGGAACAACAAGTGAAACGGAATGTCCGCAAAATGAATAAAGCCAAAAAGGAGAAATCGACTTTATTAGCCCAAACGGTTTACCTTGGTACTTTAGGCTTTGTTTTTGTTTTACCCATCATCGCAGGAGCCTATCTCGGGGTTTGGCTCGATGAAAAAATAAAAGGGTATTCCATTAGTTGGACCATCAATTTAATCATCGTCGGGGTGATTATTGGCGCCATTAACGTGTATCTTTTAATTAAGGATTAA
- a CDS encoding VrrB: MWTLKTLKLFVAVATLIGSTAVAAAFDTSVKNDSPLGSMILASNIPHPPHWKPHGGQGQWHWNGHQWHWIQYHYKWHQNWHQQNWHHGGQGGHGWQGGHGGQGGGH, translated from the coding sequence ATGTGGACTTTAAAGACGTTGAAGCTGTTTGTTGCTGTAGCCACTTTGATAGGTTCAACTGCTGTAGCTGCTGCCTTTGATACCTCCGTCAAAAATGATTCGCCATTAGGTTCTATGATATTGGCTTCCAATATACCTCATCCACCTCATTGGAAACCTCATGGTGGACAGGGCCAGTGGCATTGGAATGGACATCAATGGCATTGGATTCAATATCACTACAAGTGGCATCAAAATTGGCACCAACAAAACTGGCATCATGGTGGACAAGGTGGACACGGCTGGCAAGGTGGGCATGGCGGACAAGGTGGCGGACATTAA
- a CDS encoding F0F1 ATP synthase subunit epsilon: MELFTIHLKSATHYETMDKVVSFVGEDHSGQFGILAHHGRMMTCLKFGLAWFRYENDETEYLALPGAVVYFIENQLHIATRHYVRHKEYQAIQRAIEEELHWEEDNLLRTKESVHRLDEEMLKRFWELKRQNTYGI, encoded by the coding sequence ATGGAGCTTTTTACCATCCATCTTAAGAGTGCCACACACTATGAAACAATGGATAAAGTGGTGAGTTTTGTTGGCGAAGACCACTCTGGGCAATTCGGGATTTTAGCTCATCATGGCCGAATGATGACGTGCTTAAAATTCGGCTTGGCCTGGTTTCGTTATGAAAATGATGAGACGGAATATCTGGCCTTACCAGGAGCTGTGGTTTATTTCATTGAAAATCAATTGCATATCGCAACAAGACATTATGTACGCCATAAAGAGTACCAAGCCATACAAAGGGCCATAGAGGAAGAGTTACATTGGGAAGAAGACAACCTATTACGTACTAAAGAAAGCGTACATCGTTTGGATGAAGAAATGTTAAAGCGGTTTTGGGAATTAAAACGGCAGAACACCTATGGAATTTAA
- a CDS encoding F0F1 ATP synthase subunit alpha, whose product MNWPNTSSFLEKQRQRLESYQFQIKASEQGQVVSVGDGIIWIKGLPSATIDEILISEDECCIAMVFHLTEDLVGAVMLVQTKKLKAGTSIFPLKRALSIPVGDKLLGRVIDPLGNPLDGGEIPPYEEQGLLDRLSPPILHRDFVNQPLYTGNKIIDNLIPIGKGQRELLIGDNGLGKSALAIDMVMNQNDKKVYCVYVLIGQKRSTVSTTIQLLKKNNALDYTTVVVAQATALPGLLYLAPFAGCAIAEHWMKKGFDTLVVYDDLSAHANSYRELSLLLRRPPGREAFPADIFYLHSRLLERSTCLSPEMGGGSMTALPIIETKEGEMATYIPTNLISITDGQIFFDESLFSSGFLPAIDITKSVSRIGGKAQHPQIKKEAGRMKLDYMQFLDLEMFTRFGAKLDAKMQKQIQKGRILREILKQERCSPLPIEFQLAWLIAYNEGFFDELNLEDIPKILNKIEEEIKQSNFSLGSPREQWKKAVKEWLMA is encoded by the coding sequence ATGAACTGGCCTAACACCTCTTCTTTTCTTGAGAAGCAACGACAACGTCTTGAGAGCTATCAATTTCAAATCAAGGCATCCGAACAGGGACAGGTGGTTTCTGTCGGAGATGGCATTATCTGGATTAAGGGCTTGCCTTCTGCCACCATTGATGAAATTCTTATTTCAGAGGATGAGTGCTGTATCGCTATGGTGTTCCATCTCACGGAAGACCTGGTTGGCGCTGTTATGTTGGTACAAACCAAAAAATTAAAAGCAGGCACCTCTATTTTTCCTCTGAAGCGAGCATTGAGTATTCCTGTAGGCGATAAATTGCTTGGACGAGTGATTGATCCTCTAGGCAATCCATTAGATGGCGGTGAGATTCCTCCCTATGAGGAACAAGGGTTGCTCGATAGGTTGTCACCACCTATTCTTCACCGCGACTTTGTGAATCAGCCATTGTACACAGGCAATAAGATTATTGATAATTTAATCCCCATTGGAAAAGGACAAAGGGAGTTACTTATCGGGGATAATGGGCTTGGTAAAAGCGCTCTGGCCATTGACATGGTGATGAATCAAAATGATAAAAAAGTGTATTGTGTCTATGTGTTGATTGGCCAAAAGCGTTCCACAGTGAGCACTACGATTCAATTATTAAAAAAAAACAACGCCTTGGACTATACGACTGTTGTGGTGGCCCAAGCGACGGCTTTACCAGGATTACTTTATCTGGCTCCTTTTGCAGGGTGTGCCATTGCCGAACACTGGATGAAAAAAGGTTTCGATACGCTGGTGGTCTATGATGATTTGAGTGCTCATGCCAATAGTTATCGTGAACTGTCTCTTCTACTGCGTAGACCTCCTGGACGTGAAGCGTTTCCTGCGGACATTTTTTATCTGCATTCCCGTTTATTAGAGCGCTCAACCTGCCTTTCCCCTGAAATGGGCGGCGGCAGTATGACAGCGCTTCCTATTATCGAAACCAAAGAAGGTGAAATGGCCACTTATATTCCTACGAATCTCATCTCAATCACCGATGGGCAAATCTTTTTTGATGAATCATTATTCTCTTCTGGATTTCTTCCAGCCATTGATATCACCAAATCAGTCTCACGCATCGGTGGTAAAGCTCAGCATCCGCAAATTAAAAAAGAAGCCGGTCGAATGAAACTCGATTACATGCAATTTCTTGATTTGGAAATGTTCACTCGCTTTGGGGCGAAACTGGATGCCAAAATGCAAAAGCAAATTCAAAAAGGGCGAATTTTAAGAGAAATTCTGAAACAAGAGCGATGTTCACCACTACCTATTGAATTTCAACTCGCATGGCTTATTGCCTACAACGAGGGTTTCTTTGACGAATTGAATTTAGAAGACATCCCCAAAATCCTCAACAAAATAGAGGAAGAAATAAAACAGAGCAATTTCTCATTGGGAAGCCCGCGAGAACAATGGAAAAAGGCTGTCAAAGAGTGGCTAATGGCATAG
- a CDS encoding F0F1 ATP synthase subunit C, producing the protein MNDMSWFSLASTVIAAIAIAIGTIGPALAMGRAISHALDALARQPEAEKSITRTLFIGLAMIESLAIYCLVIVLIILFRNPLLSYLVTQQG; encoded by the coding sequence ATGAATGACATGAGTTGGTTTAGTTTGGCGTCAACCGTTATTGCAGCAATAGCCATTGCCATAGGTACCATAGGGCCAGCCCTGGCCATGGGGCGTGCGATTAGTCACGCTCTGGATGCGTTGGCAAGGCAACCTGAAGCCGAAAAATCCATCACCAGAACCTTATTTATTGGTTTGGCCATGATCGAATCGTTAGCCATTTATTGTTTGGTGATTGTTTTGATTATTCTCTTTAGAAATCCATTATTGTCTTATTTGGTAACGCAACAGGGATAA
- a CDS encoding 2Fe-2S iron-sulfur cluster-binding protein, with amino-acid sequence MLFQYIKKFTRLRGFQTLSVAFLLAVASVSFAQPTTDEHAAHHPGGKEKEGEGMSGMMKNIGTPSKELYPSLMNLPTLSPEKRLEIQQKAHQRITSGIALMKGGLSELLSASNNNDYAKMQKALEKLREGIAQYESALATLRALTEGKNTRYIALQWFKREMNLLPSVPQAENILGGPFFHLTIIGLFGLFFLVMIWMYFFKMRRAAALLDHLVNQPSISSSEVSPQSSKTPVPTPSVEPMKSSKVSEAPSETTPTAPPTCPVHKCPVPQFPVMRSLTEPEEKWEGKLRVCRIFQEAPGIKTYHLASLHEVALPFTYYPGQFITLTAVIDGKTVRRSYTMASTPTQLHYCAITVKREEQGLFSRYLHDEIKEGDLLEVMGPNGKFTFTGEEAQSIVLICGGVGITPMMGIIRYLTDIGWHNDIYLLYCCRTTDEFIFREELEQLQERYLNLHVYASMLRSEGAVWMGLQGLFTKNIISHLVPDIASHRIHVCGPPAMMKAILGILKELNVPADLILTEAFGPEKKPEIVQEDFIKADTRAMVSFRKSEKTVPILPDRTLLEIAEANGVTIDNACRTGQCGLCKVTLLSGEVTMACDDALSKEDKQQGLILACQAKATQNIEVDA; translated from the coding sequence ATGCTGTTTCAATACATTAAAAAGTTTACCCGACTTCGAGGGTTTCAAACATTATCCGTTGCGTTCCTGTTGGCAGTGGCTTCTGTTTCCTTTGCTCAACCCACAACAGACGAGCATGCCGCACATCATCCTGGAGGAAAGGAGAAAGAAGGCGAGGGAATGAGCGGCATGATGAAAAACATAGGGACTCCCTCTAAGGAACTTTACCCCTCTTTAATGAATTTACCCACATTATCCCCCGAAAAACGCCTTGAAATTCAACAAAAGGCACATCAGCGCATCACATCAGGCATTGCGCTCATGAAAGGTGGGCTTAGCGAGCTTTTGTCCGCATCCAACAATAACGATTACGCTAAAATGCAGAAGGCCTTGGAAAAATTACGGGAAGGAATTGCGCAATACGAGAGTGCCCTGGCCACACTTCGTGCACTGACGGAAGGAAAAAATACTCGCTACATCGCCTTGCAGTGGTTTAAACGCGAAATGAATCTTCTTCCAAGCGTCCCTCAAGCTGAGAACATCTTAGGTGGTCCTTTTTTTCATTTAACGATTATTGGCCTATTTGGTCTGTTTTTTTTGGTCATGATTTGGATGTATTTTTTCAAAATGAGAAGAGCTGCTGCTTTGCTTGACCATTTAGTAAATCAACCTTCGATTTCGTCTTCGGAGGTATCCCCTCAATCTTCAAAAACACCTGTGCCAACTCCTTCAGTAGAGCCCATGAAGTCCTCTAAAGTTTCTGAGGCACCATCAGAAACCACCCCAACTGCTCCTCCTACCTGCCCCGTTCATAAATGTCCAGTTCCACAATTTCCAGTCATGCGATCGCTCACCGAACCGGAAGAGAAATGGGAAGGAAAACTTCGTGTTTGTCGTATCTTTCAAGAAGCACCAGGAATAAAAACGTATCATTTGGCGTCACTACATGAGGTGGCGTTGCCATTTACCTATTATCCTGGTCAGTTCATTACGCTTACTGCGGTGATTGATGGTAAAACGGTCAGGCGCAGTTACACCATGGCATCCACCCCAACCCAATTGCATTATTGTGCCATTACCGTCAAGCGAGAAGAACAAGGCTTGTTTTCTCGTTATTTGCATGACGAAATTAAGGAAGGGGATTTACTGGAGGTAATGGGACCTAATGGTAAATTTACTTTTACTGGTGAAGAAGCACAAAGCATTGTACTGATTTGTGGAGGGGTTGGTATTACTCCGATGATGGGTATCATCCGCTACCTCACCGATATTGGATGGCACAATGACATTTATTTGCTTTACTGTTGCCGCACTACAGATGAGTTTATCTTTCGCGAAGAATTAGAGCAACTTCAAGAAAGATACTTAAATCTCCATGTGTATGCGTCGATGCTGCGTTCAGAGGGAGCCGTTTGGATGGGGTTACAAGGCTTATTTACCAAGAACATCATCAGCCATCTTGTCCCTGATATTGCCTCTCATCGCATCCATGTTTGTGGTCCTCCTGCGATGATGAAAGCCATCCTTGGTATCTTAAAAGAGCTTAACGTACCCGCTGATTTGATTTTAACGGAAGCGTTTGGACCAGAAAAGAAACCAGAAATTGTACAAGAAGATTTCATCAAAGCAGATACCCGTGCGATGGTTTCATTTAGGAAATCTGAAAAAACAGTTCCGATTTTGCCAGACCGTACGCTTCTTGAAATCGCTGAAGCCAATGGTGTTACTATTGATAATGCGTGTCGAACCGGTCAATGCGGGTTATGTAAAGTGACCTTGTTGTCAGGAGAGGTGACCATGGCTTGTGATGATGCTCTTTCAAAGGAAGACAAGCAACAGGGGCTTATTTTAGCCTGTCAGGCCAAGGCGACTCAAAATATTGAGGTGGATGCTTAA
- a CDS encoding Glu/Leu/Phe/Val family dehydrogenase: MYLDALSRLDKAASFCRIDLEALEKLKHPKSCLEVSLPVRMDNGELKIFPAYRVHHNDSRGPMKGGIRFHPKLDLDEMKTLALWMTIKCAVVDIPFGGAKGGVIVDPKQLSRMELERLSRSYIELIADFIGPDKDIPAPDMYTNEMIMGWMMDEYATIVRKNSPAVITGKPIPLGGSFGREGATGLGAYYCIKILEQKKKWKSSELRVAVQGFGNAGQSIAKLLYDNGYKIVAISDSKGGIYNPKGIDIPRMIEIKSNSKEVQSIYCKKSICDLAKEATITNEELLELEVDLLIPAAAQNQITQENAARIKAPIIIEIANGPITLEADALLQKKGLLIVPDILANTGGVIVSYFEWVQNKSGYYWSMEKVQEELQTIISREFKNIWQLMEQHQTDMRQAAYIHALSRYDKAVTAQGTRGYFSNLRLSL, from the coding sequence ATGTACTTGGATGCTCTTTCACGGCTTGATAAGGCCGCTTCATTTTGTCGTATTGACCTAGAAGCTTTGGAGAAACTGAAACACCCTAAATCCTGTCTGGAAGTATCTCTCCCGGTTCGGATGGATAATGGTGAATTAAAAATTTTTCCAGCGTATCGAGTCCATCATAATGACAGCCGTGGCCCTATGAAAGGCGGCATACGTTTTCATCCGAAATTGGATTTAGACGAGATGAAAACGCTTGCATTATGGATGACAATAAAATGCGCTGTCGTTGACATCCCCTTTGGTGGCGCAAAAGGCGGGGTAATTGTTGATCCAAAACAGTTATCCCGCATGGAATTGGAGCGGTTAAGCCGAAGCTACATTGAGTTAATCGCGGATTTTATTGGGCCAGACAAAGACATTCCAGCCCCTGATATGTATACCAATGAGATGATCATGGGCTGGATGATGGATGAGTATGCCACCATTGTTCGGAAAAATAGTCCAGCGGTAATCACAGGCAAGCCTATTCCTTTGGGAGGGAGCTTTGGGCGTGAGGGTGCGACCGGTCTAGGTGCCTACTATTGCATTAAAATTCTTGAACAAAAGAAAAAATGGAAGTCTTCTGAGTTACGAGTTGCTGTTCAAGGATTTGGTAATGCGGGACAAAGTATCGCTAAGCTGCTTTACGACAATGGCTATAAAATTGTTGCGATAAGTGATTCGAAAGGAGGCATTTATAATCCCAAAGGCATCGATATACCGCGCATGATTGAAATAAAAAGCAACTCTAAAGAAGTGCAGTCTATCTATTGCAAAAAATCTATTTGTGACCTTGCGAAGGAAGCCACAATCACGAATGAAGAATTATTGGAACTCGAGGTCGACTTACTTATCCCAGCTGCTGCACAAAATCAAATTACCCAAGAAAATGCAGCTAGAATTAAGGCTCCTATAATCATTGAAATTGCAAATGGTCCAATAACCTTAGAGGCCGATGCACTATTGCAGAAAAAGGGACTATTAATTGTACCCGATATATTAGCCAATACCGGTGGGGTAATCGTAAGCTATTTTGAGTGGGTGCAAAATAAATCAGGTTATTATTGGAGTATGGAAAAAGTTCAAGAAGAATTACAGACGATTATATCCCGTGAATTCAAGAATATTTGGCAGCTGATGGAACAACATCAAACAGACATGCGGCAAGCAGCTTACATTCATGCCTTAAGTCGATACGACAAAGCAGTTACGGCCCAAGGAACTCGCGGATATTTTTCAAATTTAAGGCTAAGCCTATAA
- a CDS encoding DUF2933 domain-containing protein → MSPEPKHHPKPPKPQKETRFWSSPSGMVAIIIIGIIGYFLIVEHGAHIASFLGASPFLLLVLLCPLMHLFMHGGHGGHREDHHHKSDNEDNNSSENKD, encoded by the coding sequence GTGTCGCCTGAACCTAAGCATCACCCCAAGCCACCAAAGCCACAAAAAGAGACGCGCTTTTGGAGTTCTCCTTCTGGCATGGTTGCCATCATTATTATTGGGATTATTGGCTATTTCTTGATTGTAGAGCATGGTGCTCACATTGCGAGTTTTCTTGGGGCTTCGCCTTTTTTGCTGTTAGTCTTACTCTGTCCACTCATGCATCTGTTTATGCATGGAGGACATGGTGGGCATAGAGAGGATCATCACCATAAATCGGATAACGAAGACAACAATTCTTCTGAGAATAAGGATTAA
- a CDS encoding F0F1 ATP synthase subunit delta yields MELSWTTFSLELINFLILIWILKRFLYAPIQKTLLERKKRVQEQLENAEALHKEAKQLQTTYENRLTDWQQEKATLQNEWHEAIEQWKSEERLHFEKQLRQEKEQIFSHEMQRASALIENNAKEAFLLAGKFAEKLLIPFADAHLEEKIIEKTIEELHHFPVEQWQWLNTVPEEETVSIQTAYPIKEHQKQNLLHVIEQLVPKKLTVCFTENPKLLAGVTLQMGPMCLQANLRDELKFFTETKNELA; encoded by the coding sequence ATGGAACTCTCTTGGACCACTTTTTCATTAGAACTCATTAATTTTCTTATTCTTATTTGGATTTTAAAACGCTTTCTTTATGCGCCCATACAAAAAACCCTATTAGAACGAAAAAAAAGAGTGCAAGAACAATTAGAAAATGCTGAAGCACTTCACAAGGAAGCAAAACAATTGCAAACAACCTATGAAAATCGTCTTACCGATTGGCAACAAGAGAAAGCGACCCTACAAAACGAGTGGCACGAGGCGATAGAACAATGGAAATCGGAAGAAAGGCTCCATTTTGAAAAACAATTGCGTCAAGAAAAAGAGCAGATTTTTTCCCATGAAATGCAACGAGCCTCAGCCCTCATTGAAAACAATGCCAAGGAAGCGTTCCTTTTGGCTGGGAAATTTGCTGAAAAATTGTTAATCCCTTTTGCGGATGCACATCTTGAAGAGAAAATCATTGAAAAAACCATCGAGGAGCTCCATCATTTCCCAGTGGAACAATGGCAATGGCTAAATACTGTACCTGAGGAAGAAACCGTTTCGATACAAACGGCCTACCCCATCAAAGAACACCAAAAGCAGAATCTGTTACACGTCATTGAACAATTGGTGCCAAAGAAACTCACAGTGTGCTTTACAGAAAATCCAAAGCTTCTCGCAGGAGTAACCCTTCAAATGGGTCCCATGTGCTTGCAAGCCAATCTTCGTGATGAATTAAAATTCTTTACAGAGACAAAAAATGAACTGGCCTAA
- a CDS encoding IS3 family transposase (programmed frameshift) — protein sequence MKRRYSEEQIIKAIKEHEAGAKVGDICRSMGITSGCFYNWRSKYAGLEVNEAKRLRELESENQKLKKLLAEKLLENEALKDVVFKKVVKPTSKKRVAKHLVTHFKLSERVACKLVGLSRTAYRYLKKKRSDDGLKARMKELAVQYPRYGYLLLHSLLRREGLVQNKKRTYRIYLEEGLQIRTKTRKKLQRPRLIMDVPTQKNKRWSMDFVSDQLASGRRFRVLNVIDNFNRELLGQLVALSISGQQVTRFLEQLGEERGYPEQIVCDNGTEFTSKAMFFWSKSTNVRLNFIQPGKPTQNGFVESLNGKFRNECLNQNWFRTLEEARFEIGKWRHHYNHVRPHSALNYFPPVDFAQQVA from the exons ATGAAAAGACGTTACAGCGAAGAGCAGATAATCAAAGCAATCAAAGAGCATGAGGCTGGCGCTAAGGTTGGTGATATCTGTCGTAGTATGGGGATAACAAGCGGTTGCTTCTATAATTGGCGTAGCAAGTATGCGGGCTTAGAGGTCAACGAAGCGAAGCGCTTACGCGAGCTGGAATCAGAGAACCAGAAGCTGAAAAAACTTCTTGCAGAAAAGCTACTGGAGAATGAAGCGCTAAAGGACGTTGTTT TCAAAAAAGTGGTAAAGCCCACCAGTAAGAAACGTGTTGCAAAGCATTTGGTAACTCACTTTAAGCTCAGTGAGCGAGTTGCCTGCAAACTGGTTGGGCTAAGTCGCACGGCGTACCGCTACCTAAAGAAAAAACGCTCGGATGATGGGTTGAAAGCACGTATGAAAGAGTTGGCCGTTCAATATCCTCGTTATGGCTATTTGTTGCTGCATAGCTTGTTACGAAGAGAAGGTTTAGTTCAGAACAAGAAGCGCACCTATCGGATTTACCTTGAGGAAGGTCTGCAGATTCGTACTAAAACACGAAAAAAACTCCAACGTCCTCGCTTGATTATGGATGTGCCAACTCAGAAGAACAAGCGTTGGTCGATGGACTTTGTCTCGGACCAATTGGCGAGTGGTCGTCGTTTTCGTGTATTGAACGTCATTGACAATTTTAACCGCGAACTGTTGGGGCAACTTGTTGCACTCTCTATTTCTGGACAACAAGTTACACGCTTTTTAGAACAACTTGGTGAAGAGCGCGGTTACCCTGAACAGATTGTCTGTGACAATGGCACCGAATTTACCTCTAAGGCTATGTTTTTCTGGTCTAAATCAACCAATGTACGGTTGAACTTTATCCAGCCTGGCAAACCAACACAAAACGGTTTCGTTGAAAGCCTTAATGGGAAATTCCGTAACGAATGCCTCAACCAAAATTGGTTTAGAACATTGGAAGAGGCGCGTTTTGAAATTGGTAAATGGCGGCATCATTACAACCATGTGAGGCCACATAGTGCATTAAATTATTTTCCACCAGTGGACTTTGCTCAACAGGTGGCTTAA
- a CDS encoding F0F1 ATP synthase subunit A, producing MGEEGFLAYFAFSIGWLHITQSVLTTWFIMMALFLLAWSSTRKSTLLQPSTYQVIWEGILSTMQDAMNEVLPDHVELIFPFVATLWIFILVSNLIGVIPGFYSPTADLSVTASIAMMTFLSVHWFGIRIEGWRNYLKHYIKPTPFLLPFHLISEISRTLALAVRLFGNIMSLQLTALIVLMIAGFLAPIPILILHIIEAIIQAYIFGMLALIYIAGGIQAHELKSQGESL from the coding sequence GTGGGAGAAGAAGGATTTTTAGCGTATTTTGCCTTTTCAATCGGGTGGCTGCACATCACACAAAGCGTCTTGACCACGTGGTTCATTATGATGGCTTTATTTCTTTTAGCATGGAGCTCCACTCGCAAAAGCACGCTATTACAACCAAGCACGTACCAAGTCATTTGGGAGGGCATTTTGAGCACCATGCAGGATGCGATGAACGAAGTATTGCCTGACCACGTTGAGCTGATATTTCCATTTGTAGCCACCTTGTGGATTTTTATCCTGGTTTCCAATTTAATCGGTGTGATTCCGGGATTTTATTCACCAACGGCTGATTTATCGGTGACGGCATCAATTGCGATGATGACTTTTTTATCGGTACACTGGTTTGGAATTCGTATAGAAGGATGGCGAAACTATTTGAAGCATTATATTAAGCCAACTCCTTTTTTGTTGCCTTTTCATTTAATCAGCGAAATATCTCGAACGTTAGCATTGGCCGTCCGCTTGTTTGGTAATATCATGAGCTTGCAGTTAACTGCCCTCATTGTCCTCATGATTGCCGGATTTTTAGCTCCTATTCCAATACTCATTTTACATATTATTGAAGCCATCATCCAAGCTTATATTTTTGGTATGCTGGCTTTAATTTACATTGCTGGGGGTATTCAAGCCCATGAGCTTAAAAGCCAAGGAGAATCGTTATGA
- a CDS encoding methyltransferase family protein, whose protein sequence is MEHTSYAYGFWLLVIVNSAIFILFAYSFTTTFKAKRDWRAFGAFSAFVVAYFTEMYGFPLTIYLLSGWLSKYYPGVDLYGHDSGHLLHTLLGLKGDPHFDVFHILSFVFIIGGLWVIASAWGTLYRAQKNHQLATTGLYAKMRHPQYDGFILVMVGFLLQWPTLITLVMFPILVYMYVRLARREEKDALAEFGEEYKRYAAVTPGFIPRFSKQQESKGGTP, encoded by the coding sequence ATGGAACATACTTCTTATGCCTATGGTTTCTGGCTGTTGGTCATTGTCAATTCGGCGATTTTTATTTTATTTGCTTACAGTTTTACCACCACGTTTAAGGCAAAGAGAGATTGGCGCGCTTTTGGGGCTTTTTCTGCTTTCGTGGTTGCCTATTTTACTGAAATGTATGGTTTTCCTTTAACCATTTATTTACTGTCTGGATGGCTTTCTAAATATTATCCTGGAGTCGATTTATATGGTCATGATAGCGGTCATTTACTCCATACCCTCCTTGGCTTGAAAGGAGATCCCCATTTTGATGTCTTTCATATCTTAAGTTTTGTCTTTATTATTGGTGGTCTTTGGGTGATTGCCTCGGCCTGGGGTACTCTTTATCGCGCTCAAAAGAACCATCAACTGGCCACAACAGGACTTTACGCCAAAATGCGTCATCCTCAGTATGATGGTTTTATCTTAGTCATGGTTGGTTTTTTATTACAATGGCCGACTTTGATAACCTTGGTGATGTTTCCTATATTAGTTTATATGTATGTTCGTCTTGCACGTAGAGAAGAAAAAGATGCGTTGGCGGAATTTGGTGAGGAATATAAACGCTATGCTGCGGTTACTCCTGGGTTTATACCTCGTTTTAGCAAACAACAAGAGAGCAAAGGAGGTACGCCATGA
- a CDS encoding F0F1 ATP synthase subunit gamma, which translates to MTKRTKLKEHVHTLEEIGNIMTAMKNLSLIEIGKITQFLAMQDQVIKTIREVSSDFLSFYPMPPMNQQGHQLLVSIVIGSERGFCGPFNDNVLHQLEARKEQHSELEPALVLVGHKLALKMANDSRVLATIDGPNAIEEIPGVIANVLEALEKALLQRNKTWHSWQWNILCNEEEQNQIQVKTWQPFKEFDTRPAHHFSVPPVLNLSKDQFFADLVEHYLLAMCYSIFYQSFFAENHQRMFHLNQALDRLENKKNALNNRLNLLRQEEITEEIQNILQSAEVIIGHELT; encoded by the coding sequence ATGACTAAGCGAACGAAACTAAAAGAACATGTTCATACCCTAGAAGAAATTGGCAACATCATGACGGCCATGAAAAATCTTTCTTTAATTGAAATAGGCAAAATCACCCAATTTCTTGCCATGCAGGACCAAGTCATTAAAACCATTCGTGAGGTGAGCAGTGATTTTTTAAGTTTCTATCCCATGCCCCCCATGAATCAACAAGGGCATCAGCTGTTGGTTTCTATTGTTATTGGCTCAGAACGAGGCTTTTGTGGTCCTTTTAATGATAATGTGCTTCATCAGTTAGAAGCTCGCAAAGAGCAACATTCTGAATTGGAACCAGCGCTCGTTCTTGTGGGGCATAAACTGGCATTAAAAATGGCTAATGATTCTCGTGTCTTAGCAACAATAGATGGACCCAATGCCATTGAAGAAATCCCAGGCGTGATTGCAAACGTGTTAGAAGCATTAGAAAAAGCCTTATTACAAAGAAATAAGACATGGCATTCTTGGCAATGGAATATTCTTTGCAATGAGGAAGAGCAAAATCAAATTCAAGTAAAAACCTGGCAGCCCTTTAAAGAATTTGATACAAGACCTGCGCATCATTTTTCTGTGCCACCCGTTTTGAATTTATCCAAAGACCAGTTTTTCGCTGACTTGGTGGAGCATTATTTACTGGCCATGTGTTATTCGATTTTTTACCAATCGTTTTTTGCGGAGAATCATCAAAGAATGTTTCATTTAAACCAGGCATTAGATCGCTTAGAAAATAAAAAAAATGCATTAAACAATCGTCTCAATTTACTGCGCCAAGAAGAAATTACTGAAGAAATTCAGAATATTTTGCAAAGTGCGGAAGTGATTATTGGTCATGAGCTCACTTAG